A part of Liolophura sinensis isolate JHLJ2023 chromosome 1, CUHK_Ljap_v2, whole genome shotgun sequence genomic DNA contains:
- the LOC135462048 gene encoding poly(3-hydroxybutyrate) depolymerase-like, whose protein sequence is MRQLTQLGLLVHAITVQTGYCFFFPSFGPPSLESYNVDENAVSVSGLSSGASMAVQFHAAFSSRVMGLGVMAGVPYGCAGLTGMTIPLCTLSPSLINTQVLISGTESAAVIGAIDNTNNTANDKIFIYNGLSDSVVNSDVGQKLVEFYQHFTSNQGNIMTKLDLDAEHGVPTLQYGGPCTSFNPQYLLNCNYWTAYHMLNHIYGGQLQEPTASTTQSGQFLQFDQSDMFHLSTPGMYSMDTIGYIYVPSGCADKTTECKLHIAFHGCQQGRYFIGNTFARHAGYNEVGELNNILILYPQVISSLTNPLGCWDWWGYTGIYYRTQYGFQMTAVRRMMEAVIG, encoded by the exons ATGCGGCAGCTAACACAGCTTGGGCTCTTAGTCCATGCAATCACCGTGCAAACGGGTTactgttttttctttccttcCTTCGGACCACCATCGTTGG AAAGTTATAATGTGGACGAGAATGCCGTGTCAGTTTCTGGGCTATCATCTGGGGCAAGCATGGCTGTTCAGTTCCATGCGGCTTTTTCTAGTCGCGTGATGGGATTGGGTGTTATGGCGGGAG TGCCTTACGGCTGCGCAGGACTAACTGGGATGACAATTCCTCTTTGCACGTTATCACCATCTTTAATCAACACCCAGGTGCTCATATCAGGGACGGAATCAGCTGCCGTTATCGGGGCCATCGACAACACCAATAACACGGCGAAcgacaaaattttcatttataacgGGCTATCAGACAGTGTGGTAAACAGTG ATGTTGGGCAAAAGCTTGTAGAGTTTTACCAGCATTTCACCTCAAATCAGGGGAATATCATGACCAAGTTGGATTTGGACGCTGAACATGGGGTG CCAACTCTACAATACGGGGGCCCGTGCACAAGTTTTAATCCCCAATACCTGCTGAATTGCAACTACTGGACTGCTTACCACATGTTGAACCATATTTATGGGGGTCAACTGCAA GAGCCCACAGCAAGTACAACTCAAAGTGGACAG TTTCTGCAGTTTGACCAATCAGACATGTTTCATCTGAGCACTCCCGGAATGTACAGCATGGACACCATCGGCTACATCTACGTGCCTTCAGGGTGTGCGGACAAAACTACTG AATGCAAGCTACATATTGCTTTCCATGGGTGCCAGCAAGGTAG ATATTTTATTGGGAACACGTTCGCCCGTCACGCCGGTTACAACGAGGTTGGCGAGCTGAATAATATCCTCATCCTGTATCCTCAAGTGATCTCTTCGCTCACGAATCCCCTGGGGTGCTGGGACTGGTGGGGATACACCGGCATATACTACA GAACGCAATACGGATTCCAAATGACAGCCGTCAGGAGAATGATGGAGGCAGTGATTGGATAA